The following proteins are co-located in the Alcaligenes faecalis genome:
- a CDS encoding KpsF/GutQ family sugar-phosphate isomerase, which translates to MNTSALLDPAPILSSAQRTFAIEMDALQALGKRLDQSFVEATKLLVHCQGRVVVTGIGKSGHVARKIAATLASTGTPAFFMHAAEALHGDLGMITKQDVVIAISYSGQAQELVTVLTVLRRMGAKLIAITGNAQSELAQNADLHLDAHVEHEACPLNLAPTASTTAALVLGDALAVACLEARGFSREDFARSHPGGALGRQLLTFVRDIMRSGEQLPLVSPETLIPDALMEMSSKGMGMTIVTDSHGHPVGMFTDGDLRRLIARVGDIRKVPVSEGMSREPRSIGAEALAIEAAEQMDALRISQMLVLDTNGLLLGALHMHDLLAAKVI; encoded by the coding sequence ATGAATACATCGGCACTTTTAGATCCAGCACCTATCCTGTCCTCGGCACAACGCACCTTTGCCATTGAAATGGACGCGTTACAAGCACTGGGCAAACGTCTGGACCAAAGTTTTGTAGAAGCCACCAAGCTGCTCGTGCACTGTCAGGGCCGCGTGGTGGTGACGGGCATCGGCAAGTCCGGCCATGTAGCCCGCAAGATTGCCGCTACGCTGGCCTCAACCGGCACCCCCGCTTTTTTCATGCACGCCGCCGAAGCCCTGCACGGGGATCTGGGCATGATCACCAAGCAGGATGTCGTGATTGCCATCTCCTACTCCGGTCAGGCCCAGGAACTGGTCACGGTGCTGACTGTGCTGCGTCGCATGGGTGCCAAGCTGATTGCCATTACTGGCAACGCCCAGTCCGAGCTGGCCCAAAATGCGGACCTGCATCTGGATGCCCATGTGGAACATGAAGCCTGCCCGCTCAACCTGGCCCCTACGGCCAGCACCACGGCCGCCTTAGTACTAGGCGATGCACTGGCCGTTGCCTGCCTGGAAGCACGCGGCTTTAGCCGTGAAGATTTCGCCCGCTCCCACCCCGGTGGTGCGCTAGGCCGTCAATTACTGACGTTTGTGCGTGACATCATGCGCAGCGGCGAACAACTGCCCTTGGTAAGCCCCGAGACCTTGATCCCTGACGCTTTGATGGAGATGTCCAGCAAAGGCATGGGCATGACCATTGTCACTGACTCGCACGGCCATCCCGTTGGCATGTTCACCGATGGCGACCTGCGCCGTTTAATTGCACGTGTTGGTGATATCCGCAAAGTGCCAGTGTCCGAGGGCATGTCGCGCGAACCACGCAGCATTGGTGCCGAAGCCCTGGCCATTGAAGCGGCCGAACAAATGGATGCCCTGCGTATCAGCCAAATGCTGGTATTGGACACAAACGGGCTACTATTGGGAGCTCTGCACATGCACGACCTGTTGGCTGCAAAGGTAATCTAA
- a CDS encoding HAD hydrolase family protein, with the protein MMNTPTPPLHPAEAQILAKLPENIRNQLRQLRMMVFDVDGVLTDGRLWYSANGEEFKSFHALDGHGLRMLGESGIHVALITGRESGIVSRRAAELGIPFVHQGVRDKMAVLTQLAQENGISLSEMGYMGDDLIDLPAMQRVGFSASVPEAPFYISQIASWVATQPAGHGAVRECCDAILASQGRLASFITGGPLKTTGVIQ; encoded by the coding sequence ATGATGAATACGCCCACCCCACCGCTCCACCCCGCTGAAGCTCAAATCCTGGCCAAGTTGCCCGAGAACATACGCAACCAGTTACGTCAGTTGCGCATGATGGTATTTGACGTGGACGGCGTACTGACCGACGGACGCCTGTGGTACAGCGCGAACGGCGAGGAATTCAAGAGTTTTCACGCTCTGGACGGCCATGGTTTGCGCATGCTGGGGGAAAGTGGCATTCATGTCGCCCTGATTACCGGACGCGAAAGCGGTATCGTTTCACGCCGGGCAGCCGAACTGGGCATTCCTTTTGTCCACCAGGGCGTACGTGACAAAATGGCTGTGTTGACCCAATTGGCCCAGGAAAACGGCATATCTTTAAGCGAAATGGGTTATATGGGCGACGATTTGATCGATTTGCCGGCCATGCAGCGCGTGGGTTTCTCCGCCAGCGTGCCTGAAGCCCCCTTCTATATCAGTCAAATTGCCAGTTGGGTAGCCACACAGCCCGCCGGCCACGGCGCAGTGCGCGAATGCTGTGATGCCATCCTGGCCTCCCAGGGTCGCCTTGCCTCCTTTATTACAGGTGGTCCCTTGAAGACCACGGGAGTCATTCAGTAA
- a CDS encoding GbsR/MarR family transcriptional regulator: protein MNLGPQAERFVLHFGEMGGRWGVNRTVGQIYALLFISPEALHADEIAETLGISRSNVSMSLRELQSWRLVNMTHKIGERREYFESPSDVWEIFRTLVEEKRKREIDPTLTLLRSILMEAPVNDEEAYGQQRINEMLELIELACGWFDEVHHLPPETLQNLMRLGSKVQKVLGFAGKIRKADQTGDRHD from the coding sequence ATGAATTTAGGACCACAGGCAGAGCGTTTTGTTCTGCACTTCGGGGAGATGGGCGGGCGCTGGGGGGTCAACCGAACGGTGGGCCAGATCTATGCCTTGTTGTTCATTTCCCCCGAAGCCCTCCACGCCGACGAGATCGCTGAAACGCTTGGCATCTCCCGTTCCAATGTCAGCATGAGCTTGCGTGAATTGCAGTCCTGGCGACTGGTCAACATGACACACAAGATCGGCGAGCGCCGCGAGTACTTTGAATCTCCCAGTGATGTGTGGGAGATTTTTCGTACTTTGGTGGAAGAAAAGCGCAAGCGCGAGATTGATCCCACATTGACCTTATTGCGAAGTATCCTTATGGAAGCGCCCGTCAATGACGAAGAAGCATATGGGCAGCAACGCATTAATGAAATGCTGGAATTGATCGAGTTGGCTTGTGGTTGGTTTGACGAGGTTCATCACTTACCGCCTGAGACCCTGCAAAATCTGATGCGTTTAGGTAGCAAAGTTCAGAAAGTGCTGGGTTTCGCCGGAAAGATTCGCAAAGCTGATCAAACTGGGGATCGTCATGATTGA